The proteins below come from a single Drosophila kikkawai strain 14028-0561.14 chromosome 3R, DkikHiC1v2, whole genome shotgun sequence genomic window:
- the Nup358 gene encoding E3 SUMO-protein ligase RanBP2, producing MFTTRKQVDEHVHKILGNIPPGNQRDIKGLAVARLYYKIQEYPKAIEYLNSYLRAKDEAVPHKLIANSYKLLKTPDLQRALQHYQRCIQLNPRQADVIKEVCQLLVDEKSIFNKECAKYWLDLASSENLSDNEAVVSLRMRVNLTESNGNGDIGDGSSVRDNEDAFEMIMHKELQARPQDVNVRVRLMRSYVEKNQLDQAFKYAYKVELEASGCTSQSSEWYGIVWVMLSKKEDKINSKDWRFWQLALHTCDRLMQLSLEAGNALAESSSLLFRLDQYLHKFSTVVDRSSDASLRELHVSCVDHYAGQLLLHAVALLFKRELLGNKNKWMGVLRSMLPLLLLGYQVHPLQEQHVHPWMKHCDAEQKQLLQLWRQQGSFRCAQLGRILLGCLDRSRTDQENLKNNNQQPLSGLFSDSEELLNCARQQCMDKNWRSQLYQTLFTHAEHKLKEQSSHLVRHSRLQTPVFEWPDLAEIETYEQQALLLQPRSLAQHVYLALGTNIDSLGEASRVLFYEEFRRDVKQNLSYCGHDSISQLDVDLYLYATVIQTQRKLELLRNLYDSSHFGNRNAAARPHMMPYANLLSQLTTPEQSSWWDIVLRLHRNQQMTADANRGEQRAQLQLGLEAVRGVNGPKADAIIIFQLGKILQSRGDRSSLESRIDVLYRQGFSMLRRYQQQHQFEPFVRIFKYGSASSTAAWNKLQSLAEHAVSYFSGKMFKAGQYDQFVDEVRGLDLPMATYLQAEAYRLLEDSGKTNRASRTRYSERRQECLQQTQQLLRNDGKHPLSSVIQRELRRCQHQGGGDDSFGTPDLHNNSSTYEDAEDDFYAGASLSANRSRRHQLDMSAASPVTSAVVVAQPSAEIEQTLKQISKSICLVTDNMASMHQDITTLTERFNGLEEMIKKMKISSNLEAPTRDVDPAAALGLDDLFIIEDALVEQQQQQQQQQHQAAVHQVVPHQYGATNPAFYNGVQSHTPSAQDRFLPAPYGSPMFNQNQMYNFYAAQAQAQFMRTPPAPQPGAIPPANLFGPRNPNYGLPSIFPPPSAGAPPFMDPMGNFTQPPTGSLIPPPPQPAQQAPAPAPLNLAEAKPPALPTPGFFNSPAPPAFGVSGIQLPQTKPLAVAPAAAAAAPTTAASVPTPAPVNLVAPSVPAPNKVPQVAPQPALVPAPTSVPALFNRALNNQPVEKEPPANVVITSSDPLPKPTVVSGVQPTLSVTIPPQHIKPSLVQPTVETQQQSHVQSQPLQPTLPASGVFNFNMGNTASESPFSFKTQVARAAAEKQKEQELEQAAAMELNKSGASDLNKSAGAEGNSSLNEDYDPRPDFKAIIPLPDEIEVRTGEENEEIKFSYRAKLFRYVDKEWKERGTGLIKILRDKATGVSRVLMRRDQTHKVCANHTITADMTLSTPSQDKDKKSFLWAANDFADEQLTLEKFLVRFKAPETAEEFRVAFVDATDESKVKLPAKASKEPSAAPVPAPFSLAKSFVTSTPAAANPVFNKSAEQTKSKQATEPSLAKSLFGTASSVTAPPATTPAAPSPFANFSFSGLGTENKASPFGNISFSNTSGTNSTLFTTALIKDNTLQNPTPEKTNTSDAEEEYEPTAQFEPVIALPELVEVVTGEENEEVLFEHRAKLLRYDKESNEWKERGLGDMKVLRDRTNPEQVRLLMRRDKVLKLCCNQRLTPETKFTFALNQKSAVTWASMDYADEELTNALLCLRFKTPETCQEFLDAVKKAQEGMGKGSKSSEKQAAEKEPEKPTKGFGDAFKPKAGSWSCKACYTSNGQDQLYCLACQEPKDDTVPPKQPGLDQGSALNLSTSSSAGKFSFGFAPASLPAPGGFIFGAPKEKPAAPVTATSSAPAAAPSLQSAAVVKTPTTSGFGDAFKPKAGSWSCSACYVSNTGESLYCSACETPKDDTVPKKENALGSGLTLPASTQFNFGFGAKPADQAAKSSVFGSSTFNFQAPSVVAPAASLGSSGGGFSFSMPKPSQQQPKSPAAADGEDNNDGYHEEEENNAYFAPVIPLPDKIDVKTGEENEELLYVHRAKLYRLTEGEWKERGLGDVKILRHIQTKKLRVVMRREQVFKICLNHVLNNEVVYKPKDEKSLLFAAHDFSEGESVLERFTLRFKNHDVAEEFSRAVKNALNGTAEAIKDNGDTTSTTVIGETDKDQDQGTSNCPGCRGCSPDKFVFGSSSSHVSGQTDDVSPPLPMFLPALQLPKSTAATAPATSIFKASSLGATNSFSAFGNLSVSGENKAPSSPAFLFGNAEKPATAPLFGGNLQPKGNVLNSIFGSTNNSDQSSGWDSANSIFGGGQQQQKEESKSIFGGAKIESPQQQPAASITAPEVPKSIFGGTSSVFGAKPPSSGFAFGSGSNAPIFGQKEPVSSFADLSQQVKEGEDKPSPASTTFPGFGFAAGDAKEGKKETLSFGLPATDLFKNTGNATFADFGSKSAETFVDFGKKAGTDFADLSAKSQGTPVGFNKSSTGGFYNLTHQNEFKNFQSPSDSARSGSHGGDGDDGEANNDDNYDPQYDPIIELPDEIVVTTGEESETKLFGERVKLYRYDSDSKAWKERGCGELKVLEHPEMQTFRLVLRQEQVHKLLLNMKITGSLHFEYMGGQKKSFLWAGHNFAADAEGKITTGGAVEKLACRFAKEEIASLFLAKANACIERARKLEDSREEQEEQDDTTE from the exons ATGTTCACCACGCGCAAGCAGGTGGACGAGCATGTCCACAAGATTCTGGGCAACATACCGCCTGGGAACCAG CGCGATATCAAGGGTCTGGCGGTGGCTCGTCTATATTATAAGATACAAGAGTATCCCAAGGCTATTGAATACCTTAACAGCTATCTCCGAGCCAAAGATGAGGCTGTGCCCCACAAACTGATTGCCAACAGCTACAAGTTGCTGAAAACCCCGGATCTGCAGCGGGCTTTGCAGCATTACCAGCGCTGCATCCAGCTGAATCCGCGGCAGGCAGACGTGATCAAAGAAGTCTGCCAGCTGCTGGTCGATGAGAAGAGCATCTTCAATAAGGAATGTGCCAAATACTGGCTGGATCTCGCCAGCTCTGAGAACTTGAGCGACAACGAGGCAGTTGTTTCCCTGCGAATGCGGGTGAATCTTACAGAGagcaacggcaacggcgacATTGGAGATGGCAGCTCGGTGAGGGACAACGAGGATGCCTTTGAGATGATCATGCACAAGGAGTTGCAGGCGCGTCCCCAGGATGTAAATGTGCGTGTGCGTCTCATGCGCAGCTACGTGGAGAAGAACCAGTTAGACCAGGCCTTTAAGTACGCTTACAAAGTGGAACTGGAGGCCAGTGGCTGCACCAGTCAGTCCAGTGAATGGTACGGAATCGTCTGGGTGATGCTCTCAAAGAAGGAGGACAAGATTAATTCCAAGGACTGGCGCTTCTGGCAATTGGCACTTCACACTTGTGATCGTCTTATGCAACTGAGCCTGGAGGCCGGCAATGCTTTGGCAGAGAGCAGCAGCCTATTGTTCCGTCTCGATCAGTATCTACACAAGTTCAGCACGGTGGTGGATCGATCCAGTGATGCTTCGCTGAGGGAATTGCATGTATCCTGCGTGGATCATTATGCTGGACAGCTGCTGCTCCATGCGGTGGCGCTGCTCTTTAAGCGTGAGCTGTTAGGCAACAAGAATAAGTGGATGGGCGTGCTGCGAAGCATGCTACCGCTGTTGCTCCTTGGATATCAGGTGCATCCACTCCAAGAGCAGCACGTTCATCCCTGGATGAAGCACTGCGATGCTGAGCAgaagcagctgctgcagctctgGCGCCAGCAAGGCTCCTTCCGTTGCGCCCAGCTTGGACGTATTCTCCTCGGTTGCTTGGACCGCTCTCGGACGGACCAGGAGAATTTGAAGAATAACAACCAGCAGCCTCTGTCAGGATTATTTAGTGACTCGGAAGAGTTGCTCAACTGCGCCCGCCAGCAATGCATGGACAAGAATTGGCGTAGCCAGTTGTACCAGACGCTCTTTACCCATGCCGAACACAAGCTGAAAGAACAGTCGTCGCATCTGGTGCGTCATTCGCGTCTGCAGACGCCCGTTTTCGAGTGGCCCGATCTGGCCGAGATTGAGACGTACGAGCAGCAGGCGCTGCTGCTACAGCCACGATCCTTGGCCCAACATGTGTACCTCGCCCTGGGCACCAATATCGACAGCCTGGGCGAAGCGTCGCGCGTCCTCTTTTATGAAGAGTTCCGCCGGGATGTGAAGCAGAACCTGAGTTACTGCGGGCACGACTCCATCTCCCAGTTGGACGTAGACCTCTACTTGTATGCCACCGTTATCCAAACGCAGCGGAAATTGGAGCTGTTGCGCAATCTCTACGACAGCTCACACTTTGGCAACCGCAATGCAGCTGCCCGTCCCCACATGATGCCATATGCCAATCTTTTGAGTCAATTAACGACACCGGAGCAGAGCAGCTGGTGGGATATCGTGCTGCGCCTGCACAGGAATCAGCAGATGACCGCTGATGCCAACAGGGGCGAACAACGGGCCCAGCTGCAACTTGGGCTGGAAGCTGTGCGTGGTGTAAATGGACCAAAGGCAGATGCCATCATCATCTTTCAGTTGGGCAAGATTCTGCAATCGCGCGGCGATCGGTCCTCTTTGGAGTCGCGAATTGATGTTCTTTACCGCCAGGGATTCAGCATGCTGCGTCGgtatcagcagcagcatcagttCGAGCCCTTCGTGCGCATCTTTAAGTACGGATCGGCCAGCTCAACGGCGGCCTGGAACAAGCTACAATCGCTGGCCGAGCACGCTGTGTCCTATTTCAGCGGAAAGATGTTCAAGGCTGGACAGTATGATCAGTTTGTGGATGAAGTGCGAGGACTAGACCTTCCCATGGCGACATATTTACAGGCTGAAGCCTACCGCCTGCTGGAGGATTCCGGCAAGACAAATCGAGCTTCTCGGACTCGCTACTCGGAGCGGAGGCAAGAGTGCCTGCAGCAGACCCAGCAGCTGCTCCGAAATGATGGCAAACATCCCCTGAGCTCGGTTATTCAAAGGGAATTAAGGCGTTGCCAGCATCAGGGTGGTGGCGATGACAGCTTTGGTACCCCGGATTTGCACAACAACTCCTCAACATATGAAGATGCCGAGGATGACTTTTATGCGGGTGCCTCCTTGTCCGCCAACAGATCGCGTCGTCATCAGTTGGATATGAGTGCTGCTTCTCCGGTAACATCTGCCGTGGTTGTGGCCCAGCCCAGTGCAGAGATAGAGCAGACACTTAAGCAGATCAGCAAGTCGATCTGCCTGGTTACGGATAATATGGCATCCATGCACCAGGACATAACCACACTTACGGAGCGATTTAATGGACTGGAGGAAATGATCAAGAAAATGAAGATTTCAAGCAACCTGGAAGCGCCAACACGCGATGTGGATCCTGCAGCGGCCTTGGGTTTGGATGATCTCTTTATTATCGAGGATGCGTTGgtggaacaacaacaacagcagcagcagcagcagcaccaggcTGCAGTTCACCAGGTGGTCCCACATCAGTACGGTGCTACAAATCCGGCCTTCTACAACGGTGTCCAGAGTCATACGCCCTCTGCCCAGGATCGCTTCTTGCCGGCCCCATACGGCAGTCCAATGTTTAATCAAAACCAAATGTATAACTTTTATGCTGCCCAGGCTCAGGCACAGTTTATGCGCACTCCACCAGCGCCTCAGCCGGGAGCTATTCCCCCCGCCAATTTGTTTG GTCCCCGTAATCCCAACTATGGACTTCCCAGCATCTTTCCGCCACCGTCAGCAGGAGCACCACCATTTATGGATCCCATGGGTAACTTTACCCAGCCACCAACCGGAAGTCTAATACCGCCACCACCTCAGCCAGCACAGcaggctccagctccagctcctcttAACTTGGCGGAAGCTAAGCCGCCAGCGTTGCCCACTCCCGGATTCTTCAACTCGCCAGCACCACCAGCCTTTGGAGTGTCAGGAATTCAACTGCCTCAGACCAAGCCCTTGGCAgtagctccagcagcagcagctgcagcgccTACTACGGCTGCTTCCGTGCCTACTCCCGCTCCAGTTAATTTGGTGGCTCCCTCTGTTCCTGCTCCTAATAAAGTACCACAAGTGGCGCCTCAGCCAGCCTTAGTTCCAGCTCCTACCAGCGTTCCGGCGCTCTTTAACCGAGCATTGAACAATCAGCCCGTGGAAAAGGAGCCACCAGCCAATGTAGTCATCACAAGCTCAGATCCGTTGCCTAAGCCAACGGTTGTTAGTGGTGTCCAGCCCACTCTAAGTGTAACCATTCCGCCGCAGCATATCAAGCCCAGCCTGGTACAGCCAACGGTTGAAACCCAGCAACAGTCGCATGTACAGTCCCAGCCGCTACAACCTACTCTGCCCGCCTCGGGAGTGTTTAACTTTAATATGGGCAATACCGCTTCCGAAAGTCCGTTTTCCTTCAAGACGCAAGTCGCCAGGGCAGCAGCCGAAAAGCAGAAAGAGCAAGAGCTTGAACAGGCGGCGGCCATGGAGCTTAACAAGAGCGGAGCCAGTGATCTTAACAAGAGTGCTGGGGCAGAGGGTAACTCCTCCCTAAACGAAGACTATGATCCGCGACCCGACTTCAAGGCCATTATCCCACTTCCCGATGAGATAGAAGTACGCACTGGAGAGGAGAACGAGGAGATTAAGTTCAGCTACCGAGCCAAGCTCTTCCGGTATGTGGACAAGGAGTGGAAGGAGCGTGGCACTGGGCTGATAAAGATCCTGCGCGATAAAGCCACTGGAGTTTCACGCGTCCTCATGCGTCGCGATCAAACCCACAAGGTTTGTGCCAATCACACAATCACCGCGGACATGACCCTGTCCACACCCAgccaggacaaggacaagaagTCGTTCTTGTGGGCAGCCAATGATTTTGCGGATGAGCAGCTAACGCTGGAGAAGTTCCTGGTGCGATTCAAGGCACCAGAAACAGCTGAGGAGTTCCGGGTGGCATTTGTCGATGCGACTGATGAAAGCAAGGTAAAGTTGCCAGCCAAGGCCAGCAAGGAACCAAGTGCAGCTCCAGTTCCGGCTCCATTCAGTCTGGCCAAAAGCTTTGTGACCAGCACTCCGGCAGCCGCAAATCCAGTCTTTAACAAGTCCGCAGAGCAGACGAAATCCAAGCAGGCAACGGAACCCTCCCTCGCCAAGTCACTGTTTGGTACTGCCTCATCGGTTACTGCGCCTCCAGCTACTACCCCAGCGGCTCCTTCACCGTTCGCCAACTTTAGCTTTTCAGGACTGGGCACTGAAAATAAGGCCTCTCCCTTCGGCAATATATCCTTTTCCAATACTTCCGGCACCAATAGTACTCTCTTCACTACGGCCCTGATAAAGGACAACACTCTGCAAAATCCAACGCCCGAAAAGACAAATACTTCTGATGCCGAGGAGGAGTACGAGCCCACGGCCCAGTTTGAACCAGTCATTGCCCTGCCGGAATTGGTGGAAGTGGTTACTGGGGAGGAGAACGAGGAGGTGCTTTTCGAGCACAGGGCCAAGCTGCTGCGCTACGACAAGGAATCGAACGAGTGGAAGGAACGTGGCTTGGGCGATATGAAGGTTCTGCGCGATCGCACCAATCCCGAACAGGTACGTCTCCTGATGCGTCGCGACAAGGTGCTTAAGCTATGCTGCAACCAGCGTTTGACGCCGGAGACAAAGTTTACGTTCGCCCTGAACCAAAAGTCGGCCGTTACCTGGGCATCGATGGATTATGCCGACGAAGAGCTGACCAACGCTTTGCTGTGCCTGCGTTTTAAGACGCCTGAAACCTGCCAGGAGTTTCTAGATGCAGTGAAAAAAGCCCAAGAGGGCATGGGCAAGGGGTCCAAGTCGTCAGAAAAGCAGGCAGCAGAAAAGGAACCGGAAAAGCCCACCAAGGGCTTTGGGGATGCCTTCAAGCCCAAGGCGGGCAGTTGGAGCTGCAAGGCCTGCTACACTAGCAATGGTCAGGATCAGTTGTATTGTCTGGCCTGCCAGGAGCCCAAGGATGATACCGTGCCACCGAAGCAACCAGGCTTGGATCAAGGCAGTGCATTGAATTTGTCCACCAGCAGCTCTGCCGGTAAATTCTCATTTGGATTTGCACCTGCTTCTTTGCCCGCCCCGGGTGGTTTTATCTTTGGGGCACCCAAGGAGAAACCAGCTGCTCCCGTTACAGCCACatcttctgctcctgctgcagccCCATCCTTGCAATCGGCAGCTGTTGTAAAGACCCCAACCACATCCGGTTTTGGAGATGCATTCAAGCCCAAAGCGGGCAGCTGGTCCTGCAGCGCTTGCTATGTGAGCAATACCGGTGAATCGCTGTACTGCAGCGCCTGCGAGACACCCAAGGATGACACAGTGCCAAAGAAGGAGAATGCCCTGGGTTCTGGGCTCACTCTGCCAGCCTCTACCCAGTTCAATTTTGGATTCGGAGCTAAGCCAGCGGACCAGGCGGCGAAGAGCAGTGTATTTGGATCTTCCACCTTCAACTTTCAAGCTCCATCGGTGGTAGCTCCAGCAGCTTCACTTGGGTCCAGCGGAGGAGGATTCAGCTTCTCGATGCCGAAACCatcccagcagcagccaaagAGTCCTGCCGCAGCCGATGGCGAGGACAACAACGATGGTTATCACGAGGAGGAAGAGAACAATGCCTACTTTGCACCAGTGATTCCATTGCCCGATAAG ATCGATGTGAAGACGGGCGAGGAGAACGAGGAGTTGCTGTATGTGCACCGCGCAAAGCTATATCGCCTTACAGAAGGCGAATGGAAGGAGCGAGGGCTGGGCGATGTCAAGATCCTGCGTCACATTCAGACAAAGAAGCTGCGTGTGGTCATGCGCCGAGAACAAGTGTTCAAGATCTGTCTTAATCACGTGCTGAACAACGAGGTGGTGTATAAGCCGAAGGATGAAAAGTCCTTGCTGTTTGCCGCCCATGATTTCAGTGAAGGGGAAAGTGTCCTGGAGCGCTTCACTCTGCGCTTCAAGAACCACGATGTAGCAGAGGAGTTTAGCAGGGCCGTAAAAAACGCGCTCAATGGAACTGCCGAAGCGATCAAAGATAATGGAGACACTACTTCTACGACGGTCATTGGCGAGACGGATAAGGATCAGGATCAAGGAACAAGCAACTGCCCCGGTTGTCGTGGCTGCTCTCCGGATAAATTTGTGTTTGGAAGCTCATCCTCACATGTTAGTGGTCAGACAGATGACGTGAGCCCGCCCTTGCCCATGTTTTTACCAGCCCTTCAGCTTCCCAAGTCAACGGCCGCCACTGCCCCGGCAACCTCAATATTCAAGGCCAGTTCACTGGGTGCCACCAACTCATTTTCAGCCTTCGGTAATCTATCTGTTTCCGGGGAAAACAAGGCGCCCAGCAGTCCAGCTTTTCTATTCGGTAACGCGG AAAAACCAGCCACAGCACCCCTATTTGGTGGCAACCTGCAGCCTAAGGGCAATGTCCTGAACTCCATTTTTGGCAGCACCAACAATTCCGATCAGAGTTCGGGATGGGATTCCGCCAATTCGATTTTCGGCGgtggacagcagcagcagaaagaAGAGTCCAAGTCCATCTTTGGAGGTGCCAAGATTGAgtcgccgcagcagcagccagcagcatcGATCACCGCACCCGAAGTGCCCAAGTCAATCTTTGGCGGGACTTCCTCTGTTTTCGGAGCCAAACCTCCATCCTCGGGCTTTGCTTTTGGAAGTGGATCGAATGCTCCAATCTTTGGACAAAAGGAACCGGTATCATCTTTTGCAGACCTGAGCCAGCAGGTTAAAGAAGGGGAGGATAAGCCATCCCCTGCGAGTACAACGTTCCCAGGCTTTGGTTTTGCCGCTGGAGATGCCAAGGAAGGAAAGAAGGAAACGCTGTCCTTTGGCTTGCCAGCCACTGATTTGTTCAAAAATACTGGTAACGCCACATTCGCCGACTTTGGCAGCAAATCGGCCGAAACTTTTGTTGATTTTGGTAAAAAAGCTGGCACTGACTTTGCCGATCTGTCGGCCAAAAGCCAGGGCACTCCCGTCGGCTTCAACAAGTCCAGCACTGGTGGCTTCTACAATCTGACGCATCAGAACGAATTCAAGAACTTTCAGTCGCCGTCAGACAGCGCCAGAAGCGGGTCACATGGCGGCGACGGCGATGATGGCGAGGCAAACAATGATGACAACTACGATCCCCAGTACGACCCCATTATAGAACTGCCGGATGAGATTGTGGTTACCACTGGAGAAGAGAGCGAGACTAAGTTGTTTGGCGAGAGAGTAAAGCTCTATCGTTACGACAGCGATTCAAAGGCGTGGAAGGAGAGAG GCTGCGGCGAACTGAAAGTGCTGGAGCATCCGGAGATGCAGACGTTCCGCTTGGTCCTGCGTCAGGAGCAGGTCCACAAGCTGCTGCTCAACATGAAGATCACCGGATCCCTACATTTCGAATATATGGGAGGCCAGAAAAAGAGCTTTCTGTGGGCTGGCCACAACTTTGCGGCAGATGCGGAGGGTAAGATCACCACCGGTGGCGCTGTGGAGAAGCTAGCCTGTCGCTTCGCAAAGGAGGAGATTGCGTCATTGTTCCTTGCCAAGGCCAATGCCTGCATCGAACGCGCCAGGAAATTGGAAGACTCTCGGGAAGAGCAAGAGGAGCAGGATGATACCACGGAGTAG
- the LOC108071310 gene encoding LOW QUALITY PROTEIN: protein RER1 (The sequence of the model RefSeq protein was modified relative to this genomic sequence to represent the inferred CDS: substituted 1 base at 1 genomic stop codon), whose amino-acid sequence MMNEDSSAAGGGGVKKFFQRLSQTYQSTLDRSTPHTRMRWVFAGFLLLLFVLRIFVYQGWYIVCYALGIYHLNLFIAFLTPKIDPEFDPYSQDDEDEGPNLPTRSNEEFRPFIRRLPEFKFWLSVTKSTLIGVICTFFDFFNVPVFWPILVMYFITLFCITMKRQIKHMIKYKYLPFTRNKPRYQRVNDLAGAGAGPGSVAGNAKXQLAAQTPDTRPTAAGAGDPTIASTSAVASSSTNSDNAATKDVGSPAAGSSIKPPQIIAIEDY is encoded by the exons ATGATGAACGAGGACAGCAGCGCCGCCGGCGGAGGCGGCGTCAAGAAGTTTTTTCAGCGCCTCTCACAG ACCTACCAATCCACTTTGGACCGGAGCACACCGCACACGCGGATGCGTTGGGTATTCGCCGGctttctgctcctgctcttcgTTCTACGCATTTTCGTTTACCAGGGCTGGTACATTGTGTGCTATGCGCTGGGTATCTACCATTTGAACCTGTTCATTGCCTTTCTCACACCAAAAATCGACCCGGAGTTTGATCCGTATTCCCAGGACGACGAGGATGAAGGCCCCAACCTGCCAACACGCAGCAATGAGGAGTTCAGGCCCTTCATCCGGCGCCTGCCCGAGTTCAAGTTCTGGCTGTCGGTGACGAAGAGCACGCTCATCGGAGTGATCTGCACGTTTTTCGACTTTTTCAACGTGCCAGTATTCTGGCCTATCCTGGTCATGTACTTCATCACGCTGTTCTGCATAACGATGAAGCGCCAGATCAAGCACATGATCAAGTACAAGTACTTGCCCTTCACGCGCAACAAGCCCCGCTACCAGCGTGTCAATGACCTGGCGGGTGCGGGCGCCGGACCCGGTTCTGTGGCGGGCAACGCGAAGTGACAATTAGCCGCACAGACGCCGGATACACGACCGACGGCAGCGGGAGCGGGCGATCCAACAATTGCCTCTACCTCTGCCGTTGCGTCATCATCAACAAACAGCGACAACGCCGCGACCAAGGATGTGGGGTCGCCAGCAGCAGGATCGTCCATCAAACCACCGCAGATAATTGCAATTGAGGACTACTAG
- the LOC108071311 gene encoding peptidyl-prolyl cis-trans isomerase NIMA-interacting 4, with protein MPPKKDAKGGGKDAGKGGKKPAAEDKSAGKEKKGGNAVKVRHILCEKQGKITEAMEKLKAGQKFPEVAAAYSEDKARQGGDLGWQIRGAMVGPFQDAAFALPISTVNNPVYTDPPIKTKFGYHIIMVEGKK; from the exons atgccaccgaaaaaaGACGCAAAGGGCGGCGGCAAGGATGCGGGTAAGGGCGGAAAAAAGCCTGCCGCAGAGGACAAGT CTGCCGGCAAGGAGAAGAAGGGAGGCAATGCTGTAAAGGTGCGCCACATCCTCTGCGAGAAGCAGGGCAAGATTACTGAAGCCATGGAGAAACTGAAGGCTGGCCAGAAGTTCCCAGAGGTGGCGGCTGCCTACAGCGAGGATAAGGCACGCCAGGGCGGCGATCTTGGCTGGCAAATTCGCGGAGCAATGGTTGGTCCCTTCCAGGATGCCGCATTTGCTCTACCCATCTCCACCGTTAACAATCCCGTGTACACAGATCCCCCGATCAAGACCAAGTTTGGCTATCACATCATCATGGTTGAGGGAAAgaaatga
- the Kdsr gene encoding 3-ketodihydrosphingosine reductase, with amino-acid sequence MEITWEIVLCLAIAVLVHILVFLFVMAKKPKSIVGRHVVVTGGSKGIGLCLAVECAMKGANVTVIARDEKMLSGAVALMEVIRQRPDQKFQYRSLDIGGDYEKVSQVLGEIEDAFGPIYTLINCAGMAICGVFEEVSVQDVHKLMNVNFFGTYNCTRYVLPKMKKAGEGIIVITASQAAMFGIYGYGPYSCTKYALRAMAETIAMESRQHGVSVTLAMPCDTNTPGFEEEEKSKPRETKIISGGGGLVEPEVMAKAILKDALRGNFTSTLGAESWLITTLGGGLLPWDGFFTNLLHAFVMGPLRLFSYGLHKYFNSVIRKCAREDRAKTGSEVETK; translated from the exons ATGGAAATCACCTGGGAGATAGTTCTCTGCCTGGCCATTGCGGTGCTGGTTCACATTCTGGTCTTCCTGTTCGTCATGGCCAAGAAACCAAAGAGCATCGTGGGTCGTCATGTGGTGGTCACCGGCGGTTCCAAGGGAATCGGTCTCTGCCTGGCCGTGGAGTGTGCCATGAAGGGCGCAAATGTGACGGTGATAGCTCGCGACGAGAAAATGTTGA GCGGAGCTGTGGCTCTGATGGAAGTGATACGCCAGCGACCTGATCAGAAGTTCCAATACAGGAGCCTGGACATTGGCGGAGACTACGAGAAGGTATCCCAAGTTCTGGGCGAGATTGAGGATGCCTTCGGTCCCATTTACACCCTTATCAATTGCGCCGGCATGGCCATTTGCGGGGTGTTTGAGGAGGTATCCGTTCAGGATGTGCACAAGTTGATGAACGTTAATTTCTTCGGCACCTACAACTGCACCCGATATGTCCTGCCCAAAATGAAGAAGGCGGGTGAGGGCATCATTGTGATCACCGCCTCTCAGGCAGCTATGTTCGGCATCTATGGCTATGGTCCTTATTCCTGCACAAAGTACGCACTGCGAGCCATGGCCGAGACGATAGCAATGGAGTCTCGGCAGCACGGGGTCAGTGTCACGCTGGCCATGCCCTGCGACACAAATACGCCCGGTtttgaggaggaggagaagtcGAAGCCACGCGAAACCAAAATAATTTCGGGCGGCGGTGGTCTTGTAGAGCCCGAGGTGATGGCCAAGGCAATACTCAAGGATGCATTG AGGGGCAACTTCACATCAACGTTGGGCGCTGAAAGCTGGCTGATCACTACCTTGGGCGGTGGACTGCTGCCTTGGGATGGCTTCTTCACCAATCTCCTGCATGCCTTTGTGATGGGACCCTTGCGACTATTTAGCTATGGCCTGCACAAGTACTTTAATAGCGTGATACGGAAGTGCGCTAGAGAGGATCGCGCCAAGACTGGGTCCGAGGTGGAAACAAAGTGA
- the RpS27 gene encoding small ribosomal subunit protein eS27: MPLAKDLLHPLPAEEKRKHKLKRLVQHPNSYFMDVKCPGCYRITTVFSHAQGVVVCAGCATILCQPTGGRAKLTEGCSFRRKPQ, encoded by the exons ATGCCG CTAGCAAAAGATCTTCTGCACCCTCTGCCCGCTGAGGAGAAGCGCAAGCACAAGCTGAAGCGCCTGGTCCAGCACCCTAACTCGTACTTCATGGACGTCAAGTGCCCCGGCTGCTACAGGATCACCACCGTCTTCAGCCACGCCCAGGGCGTTGTGGTCTGCGCTGGATGCGCAACCATTCTGTGCCAGCCCACTGGAGGACGCGCTAAGCTGACAGAAG GCTGCTCTTTCCGCAGGAAGCCACAATAA